In the Sulfitobacter pacificus genome, one interval contains:
- the rpsG gene encoding 30S ribosomal protein S7 translates to MSRRHAAEKREVLPDAKYGDLVLTKFMNNLMIDGKKSVAESIVYNAMTRVEDKIKRAPIEVFHEALENIQPSVEVRSRRVGGATYQVPVEVRPERRQALAIRWLIKAARSRNENTMEERLAGELLDAVQSRGTAVKKREDTHKMADANKAFSHYRW, encoded by the coding sequence ATGTCACGCCGCCACGCCGCTGAAAAACGCGAAGTATTGCCAGACGCCAAATATGGTGATCTGGTCCTGACCAAATTCATGAACAACCTGATGATCGACGGCAAAAAATCTGTCGCCGAAAGCATCGTTTACAACGCCATGACCCGCGTTGAAGACAAAATCAAACGCGCACCCATCGAAGTGTTTCACGAAGCGCTGGAGAACATCCAGCCTTCCGTCGAAGTGCGTTCACGCCGCGTTGGTGGTGCCACGTATCAGGTACCTGTCGAAGTGCGCCCCGAGCGCCGTCAGGCGCTGGCCATCCGTTGGTTGATCAAAGCGGCCCGTTCGCGCAATGAGAACACCATGGAAGAGCGCCTTGCAGGCGAGCTTCTGGACGCTGTTCAGTCCCGCGGTACCGCGGTGAAAAAGCGCGAAGATACCCACAAGATGGCCGATGCGAACAAAGCATTCAGCCACTACCGCTGGTAA
- the rpsL gene encoding 30S ribosomal protein S12, which produces MPTIQQLIRKPRQPKRKTSKSMHLEQCPQKRGVCTRVYTTTPKKPNSAMRKVAKVRLTNGFEVISYIPGESHNLQEHSVVLIRGGRVKDLPGVRYHILRGVLDTQGVKDRKQRRSKYGAKRPK; this is translated from the coding sequence ATGCCAACGATCCAACAGCTGATCCGCAAGCCGCGCCAGCCGAAACGCAAGACTTCTAAATCCATGCACCTTGAGCAGTGCCCGCAAAAGCGCGGCGTATGCACACGTGTATATACAACCACACCAAAGAAACCGAACTCCGCGATGCGGAAAGTTGCGAAGGTGCGCCTGACCAACGGTTTCGAAGTGATTTCCTACATTCCGGGTGAAAGCCACAACCTTCAGGAGCACTCTGTGGTTCTGATCCGTGGCGGTCGTGTAAAAGACCTTCCCGGTGTGCGTTACCACATCCTGCGCGGTGTTCTGGATACTCAGGGCGTTAAAGACCGTAAGCAGCGCCGTTCTAAATACGGTGCGAAGCGTCCTAAGTAA